In the genome of Oncorhynchus mykiss isolate Arlee chromosome 18, USDA_OmykA_1.1, whole genome shotgun sequence, one region contains:
- the LOC118941092 gene encoding microtubule-associated protein 2-like isoform X4, with translation MADSRQPEVSGPPTNGAQDQSAALAGHGENGFSSYRENGYHGGHAATAVEDSANLPPSPPPSPSAEQIGPMEQNLPVNPEKPRSDNPAMAEEHPQGAPPPQSPVAPTTERETPEGAESTVSIAEFSTGSPKNKSLTDPTPTEPEKTVQPLVEPEKGQGTGITTSVVPKMEYLPEPKTTAEKQPSVEELDSVPLSVVYEPLKDYIEEEEENDAYVTPSKSANLQSVREEKEITSEKTEKRMLSLGQSTARPLSFETEKIEETPQSNVSDGENPEQEAHISAADSLKDKQSSEGKSGVASKDESGMTAYFETSTQRDTEKPGERGEGYYELSAVSQKKPSEEVLEADSDIKISDSAPEQTMSSITLMSDSAMDKLEDLPKRKDVCTRLSPGKLSLEHRSLSLNFAIGSMGQAGEQNQSKLSSLTEVSSGSLDETTGYLPVTTPLVTLERQLLPVTPEIALPVPTTETSTDLPEDTTAKTMCSPELSLSPMKQHYTHLNDPSNDLPEMLDLAGVKPKPTLEKRELDQHNRRRSVPACPSAALVGSSLAKLVLGNQQTPRVVGGEESQQEERGYCVFSEYSGPMPSPADLHSPVGSPHQRFPTVTEGDSDEELGAIAEEGEQKLAPQKTNQAEESVGGTVKPISVLERAVTAGVKPDRLRIPVAPSKDKLTEFRLESGLPGDIKTQAIPEVELEQDLSREASPIPPDFAFTFGTEVKDTKLFATSEAPAKKAAAVEGTSRVKVEVASARIGKSQKTGLKKPEMEKVEETSDPDHQTAVEDLQPKDVRGLEREKKNEPMTSSPESLVEIINAQEKKRESEPEMSTVPAEAVVPKEEAKTKAEETSPTPSNVSTADVEEATEQLEEKSPEKSVSGSSPVIVIPQAQVEEEEEEDDIEVAEEVLEEVEGPPVLLKEKEQESHPMEKQEEVAEEVRVVGGAEEVIVENTKDLESAVAGDDESCDATAPTIDEGDYADRISHLSACSGNDQPQTLDGKEAEKENNKVEDKEGVVLQEEEESAEVGQEVEMKASSREETETSDVLRSQTSETTALDETTMDVSMLDSESGWVDSQDDDRSVMTEQIEALPKTQSPVKTPLVERPSNKRPPGRGQGRTSTPERKLNRREPVSRRPKEEEKKKKAGTKRTEQCKVSVLQCRSPTRRIVVKAATFRQARPASHHGSARRKPPAAEDQQPLNVTHQSRERTSEGTYRTPEKRSSLPRPASSLPRRAPPAEHDNTSPAPRRPTSIQTEPRGEHRSGRSPSIAVGTNSSARSRSARSGASTPHTPGSTAVTPGTPPSYSCRTPGSRTPGSHTPKSLSLLTQEKKFAVIRTPPKSPSTTPKQLRVLNQPLPDLKNIKSKIGSTDNMKYQPKGGQVFIPSVKLDFSHVQSKCGSLDKIQYAPTGGNVHITTKKIDLSHITSKCGSMSNIRHRPGGGNVRIESVKLDFKDKAEAKVGSLANASHTPGGGQIMIESHKLTFRDTAKARVDHGADVITLSPGGTGGTSPHRLSNVSSTGSLNLLDCPQLSTLAQDVTMALAKQGL, from the exons ACCTGCCGGTGAACCCAGAGAAGCCTCGTTCCGACAATCCTGCCATGGCAGAGGAGCATCCACAGGGGGCACCCCCTCCGCAGAGCCCGGTGGCccccaccacagagagagaaacacccgAGGGAGCAGAGAGCACTGTGTCCATCGCTGAGTTCTCCACTGGTTCCCCCAAAAACAAATCTCTAACTGATCCTACCCCCACAGAACCCGAGAAAACGGTTCAGCCTTTAGTGGAACCAGAAAAGGGGCAAGGGACTGGAATTACCACTAGTGTGGTTCCTAAGATGGAATACCTTCCGGAGCCCAAGACCACCGCTGAGAAACAGCCCTCGGTTGAAGAGCTCGACTCAGTTCCTCTTTCAGTTGTATATGAGCCCCTGAAAGATTAcattgaggaagaggaggaaaatgATGCTTATGTTACACCCAGTAAGTCAGCAAACCTTCAGAGCGTTCGTGAGGAGAAAGAGATCACATCAGAGAAAACTGAGAAAAGAATGCTGAGTCTAGGACAATCGACCGCCAGGCCATTGTCATTTGAGACTGAGAAGATTGAAGAGACTCCTCAAAGTAATGTCAGTGATGGAGAAAACCCAGAGCAGGAGGCACACATATCTGCTGCAGATAGTCTAAAAGACAAGCAGAGTTCGGAAGGTAAGTCTGGAGTTGCTTCAAAAGATGAGTCAGGTATGACGGCCTACTTTGAGACCTCTACACAAAGGGATACTGAAAAACCAGGAGAACGTGGTGAGGGTTACTATGAGCTCAGTGCTGTCAGCCAGAAGAAGCCCTCAGAGGAGGTTCTGGAGGCCGATTCAGACATTAAAATAAGCGATTCAGCACCAGAACAGACAATGTCCAGTATAACGTTGATGAGTGACAGTGCCATGGACAAGCTAGAGGATCTCCCTAAGAGGAAGGATGTGTGTACTAGGCTGTCACCTGGCAAAttgtcattggaacacagaagtctTTCTCTGAATTTTGCTATTGGCTCAATGGGTCAAGCAGGAGAGCAAAACCAGTCGAAGCTCTCATCTCTTACAGAGGTCTCTTCCGGAAGCCTGGATGAAACCACAGGCTACCTTCCTGTAACCACCCCATTAGTAACATTAGAGAGACAGTTACTTCCTGTGACTCCAGAGATAgctctcccagtccctaccactgAAACCTCCACGGATCTACCTGAAGACACCACCGCTAAGACAATGTGTTCTCCTGAGTTGTCACTCTCACCCATGAAGCAACACTACACCCATTTGAATGACCCATCCAACGACCTTCCTGAGATGCTGGACCTAGCCGGTGTTAAGCCCAAACCCACCCTGGAGAAGAGGGAGCTGGACCAGCATAATAGAAGGAGGTCTGTCCCTGCCTGTCCATCTGCTGCTCTGGTGGGCAGTTCTCTGGCCAAGCTGGTGCTGGGGAACCAGCAGACGCCCAGGGtggtgggtggagaggagagCCAGCAGGAGGAGCGTGGTTACTGCGTGTTTAGTGAGTACTCTGGTCCCATGCCCTCGCCTGCCGATCTGCACAGCCCAGTGGGCTCCCCACACCAACGGTTCCCCACAGTGACTGAAGGGGACAGTGACGAGGAACTGGGAGCCATTGCGGAAGAGGGCGAGCAAAAGCTGGCACCGCAAAAAACAAACCAGGCAGAGGAATCGGTTGGAGGAACAGTTAAGCCAATTTCGGTGCTTGAAAGAGCTGTCACGGCAGGTGTCAAACCGGATCGTCTGAGGATCCCTGTGGCTCCATCCAAAGACAAACTGACAGAGTTCCGGCTGGAGAGCGGTCTTCCCGGGGACATCAAAACCCAAGCCATTCCTGAGGTAGAGTTGGAGCAGGACCTCTCCAGAGAAGCGTCCCCCATCCCACCAGACTTCGCATTTACTTTTGGCACTGAGGTGAAGGACACCAAGCTTTTTGCGACCTCTGAGGCTCCAGCAAAAAAGGCTGCCGCTGTGGAGGGAACCAGTAGAGTCAAAGTAGAGGTGGCGTCAGCAAGGATTGGGAAGAGTCAGAAGACTGGTCTTAAAAAGCCAGAGATGGAGAAAGTGGAGGAGACCTCAgacccagaccatcagactgctgttgAAGACTTACAGCCAAAGGATGTTcgaggactggagagagaaaagaaaaatgAACCCATGACATCATCACCTGAATCATTAGTGGAGATCATCAATGCGCAGGAGAAGAAGCGTGAAAGTGAACCAGAGATGTCAACAGTACCAGCGGAGGCTGTCGTTCCAAAAGAAGAGGCCAAGACCAAAGCTGAAGAAACATCACCAACACCCTCTAACGTGAGCACTGCAGATGTGGAGGAAGCCACAGAGCAACTAGAAGAGAAAAGTCCAGAGAAAAGTGTTTCTGGAAGTTCTCCAGTTATAGTCATACCTCAGGCACAagttgaggaagaggaggaggaagacgatATAGAAGTAGCTGAGGAAGTCTTGGAGGAAGTTGAAGGCCCTCCTGTGCTCCTCaaggagaaagagcaagagagtcACCCTATGGAGAAGCAGGAGGAGGTGGCAGAAGAGGTGAGGGTGGTGGGTGGGGCGGAGGAGGTGATTGTTGAAAATACTAAAGATTTGGAGTCTGCTGTTGCTGGGGATGATGAATCATGTGATGCTACTGCCCCAACCATTGATGAAGGGGATTATGCCGATCGCATCTCTCATCTATCTGCCTGCTCTGGAAACGACCAGCCACAAACCCTAGATGGaaaggaggcagagaaagagaataATAAAGTGGAGGATAAAGAAGGGGTGGTGctgcaggaagaggaggagtccGCTGAAGTGGGGCAGGAAGTTGAGATGAAGGCTTCCAGTCGCGAGGAGACGGAGACCTCAGACGTACTGCGGAGCCAGACCAGCGAGACCACCGCTCTCGATGAGACCACCATGGACGTCTCCATGTTAGACAGCGAGAGTGGCTGGGTGGACTCACAAG ATGATGACAGAAGTGTAATGACAGAGCAGATTGAAGCTCTGCCCAAAACACAGAGTCCTGTCAAGACTCCCCTGGTAGAGAGACCCTCTAATAAACGTCCCCCCGGCAGAGGACAGGGGCGCACCTCCACCCCCGAGCGCAAACTCAACCGCAGAGAGCCCGTCAGTCGTCGTCcaaaggaggaagagaagaagaaaaaag CGGGGACGAAGAGAACTGAACAGTGTAAGGTATCAGTCCTCCAGTGTCGCTCTCCCACTCGGAGGATTGTAGTCAAAGCTGCTACGTTCAGACAAGCTAGACCTGCTTCGCACCACGGCTCTGCTAGACGCAAGCCACCAG CCGCGGAGGACCAGCAGCCTCTTAATGTGACCCACCAATCCCGGGAAAGGACCTCT GAGGGTACCTACCGGACTCCAGAAAAGAGGTCCTCTCTGCCCAGGCCTGCCTCCTCCCTGCCCCGCCGTGCCCCCCCAGCAGAGCACGACAACACCAGCCCTGCCCCCCGCAGGCCCACCT CAATTCAAACTGAGCCCAGAGGGGAGCACAGGTCTGGGAGGTCCCCTAGTATCGCAG TCGGCACAAACTCGTCGGCCCGTTCCCGTTCGGCTCGTAGCGGAGCCTCCACGCCTCACACCCCCGGCTCCACAGCGGTCACCCCAGGAACACCACCCAGCTACTCCTGCCGCACCCCTGGGAGTCGCACCCCCGGCAGCCACACACCCAAGTCTCTCAG CCTCCTCACTCAGGAGAAGAAGTTTGCTGTGATCCGCACACCGCCCAAGTCGCCCTCCACCACGCCCAAGCAGCTGCGCGTCCTCAACCAGCCCCTGCCTGACCTGAAGAACATCAAGTCCAAGATCGGCTCCACAGACAACATGAAGTACCAGCCCAAAGGAGGACAG GTCTTCATTCCAAGTGTTAAACTGGACTTTAGCCATGTCCAATCTAAGTGTGGCTCCCTGGACAAAATCCAGTACGCACCCACCGGGGGAAAC GTCCACATTACCACCAAGAAGATAGACCTGAGCCACATCACCTCCAAATGTGGATCAATGTCCAACATCCGTCACCGACCAG GGGGTGGTAACGTGCGCATTGAGAGTGTGAAGCTGGACTTCAAGGACAAGGCCGAGGCCAAAGTGGGCTCACTGGCCAACGCCAGTCACACCCCCGGGGGAGGACAAATCATG aTCGAGAGCCACAAGCTGACGTTCCGTGACACGGCCAAGGCTCGCGTGGACCACGGGGCAGACGTTATCACCCTGTCCCCAGGTGGCACCGGGGGTACATCCCCCCACCGTCTCAGCAACGTGTCTTCCACGGGTAGCCTCAACCTCCTGGACTGCCCCCAGCTGTCCACACTGGCCCAGGACGTCACCATGGCCCTGGCCAAGCAAGGCTTATGA
- the LOC118941092 gene encoding microtubule-associated protein 2-like isoform X2 — protein sequence MADSRQPEVSGPPTNGAQDQSAALAGHGENGFSSYRENGYHGGHAATAEQVSARIVEKVTAEAVAVLKQEQDKQDSTRRLSSVEDSANLPPSPPPSPSAEQIGPMEQNLPVNPEKPRSDNPAMAEEHPQGAPPPQSPVAPTTERETPEGAESTVSIAEFSTGSPKNKSLTDPTPTEPEKTVQPLVEPEKGQGTGITTSVVPKMEYLPEPKTTAEKQPSVEELDSVPLSVVYEPLKDYIEEEEENDAYVTPSKSANLQSVREEKEITSEKTEKRMLSLGQSTARPLSFETEKIEETPQSNVSDGENPEQEAHISAADSLKDKQSSEGKSGVASKDESGMTAYFETSTQRDTEKPGERGEGYYELSAVSQKKPSEEVLEADSDIKISDSAPEQTMSSITLMSDSAMDKLEDLPKRKDVCTRLSPGKLSLEHRSLSLNFAIGSMGQAGEQNQSKLSSLTEVSSGSLDETTGYLPVTTPLVTLERQLLPVTPEIALPVPTTETSTDLPEDTTAKTMCSPELSLSPMKQHYTHLNDPSNDLPEMLDLAGVKPKPTLEKRELDQHNRRRSVPACPSAALVGSSLAKLVLGNQQTPRVVGGEESQQEERGYCVFSEYSGPMPSPADLHSPVGSPHQRFPTVTEGDSDEELGAIAEEGEQKLAPQKTNQAEESVGGTVKPISVLERAVTAGVKPDRLRIPVAPSKDKLTEFRLESGLPGDIKTQAIPEVELEQDLSREASPIPPDFAFTFGTEVKDTKLFATSEAPAKKAAAVEGTSRVKVEVASARIGKSQKTGLKKPEMEKVEETSDPDHQTAVEDLQPKDVRGLEREKKNEPMTSSPESLVEIINAQEKKRESEPEMSTVPAEAVVPKEEAKTKAEETSPTPSNVSTADVEEATEQLEEKSPEKSVSGSSPVIVIPQAQVEEEEEEDDIEVAEEVLEEVEGPPVLLKEKEQESHPMEKQEEVAEEVRVVGGAEEVIVENTKDLESAVAGDDESCDATAPTIDEGDYADRISHLSACSGNDQPQTLDGKEAEKENNKVEDKEGVVLQEEEESAEVGQEVEMKASSREETETSDVLRSQTSETTALDETTMDVSMLDSESGWVDSQDDDRSVMTEQIEALPKTQSPVKTPLVERPSNKRPPGRGQGRTSTPERKLNRREPVSRRPKEEEKKKKAGTKRTEQCKVSVLQCRSPTRRIVVKAATFRQARPASHHGSARRKPPAAEDQQPLNVTHQSRERTSEGTYRTPEKRSSLPRPASSLPRRAPPAEHDNTSPAPRRPTFGTNSSARSRSARSGASTPHTPGSTAVTPGTPPSYSCRTPGSRTPGSHTPKSLSLLTQEKKFAVIRTPPKSPSTTPKQLRVLNQPLPDLKNIKSKIGSTDNMKYQPKGGQVFIPSVKLDFSHVQSKCGSLDKIQYAPTGGNVHITTKKIDLSHITSKCGSMSNIRHRPGGGNVRIESVKLDFKDKAEAKVGSLANASHTPGGGQIMIESHKLTFRDTAKARVDHGADVITLSPGGTGGTSPHRLSNVSSTGSLNLLDCPQLSTLAQDVTMALAKQGL from the exons ACCTGCCGGTGAACCCAGAGAAGCCTCGTTCCGACAATCCTGCCATGGCAGAGGAGCATCCACAGGGGGCACCCCCTCCGCAGAGCCCGGTGGCccccaccacagagagagaaacacccgAGGGAGCAGAGAGCACTGTGTCCATCGCTGAGTTCTCCACTGGTTCCCCCAAAAACAAATCTCTAACTGATCCTACCCCCACAGAACCCGAGAAAACGGTTCAGCCTTTAGTGGAACCAGAAAAGGGGCAAGGGACTGGAATTACCACTAGTGTGGTTCCTAAGATGGAATACCTTCCGGAGCCCAAGACCACCGCTGAGAAACAGCCCTCGGTTGAAGAGCTCGACTCAGTTCCTCTTTCAGTTGTATATGAGCCCCTGAAAGATTAcattgaggaagaggaggaaaatgATGCTTATGTTACACCCAGTAAGTCAGCAAACCTTCAGAGCGTTCGTGAGGAGAAAGAGATCACATCAGAGAAAACTGAGAAAAGAATGCTGAGTCTAGGACAATCGACCGCCAGGCCATTGTCATTTGAGACTGAGAAGATTGAAGAGACTCCTCAAAGTAATGTCAGTGATGGAGAAAACCCAGAGCAGGAGGCACACATATCTGCTGCAGATAGTCTAAAAGACAAGCAGAGTTCGGAAGGTAAGTCTGGAGTTGCTTCAAAAGATGAGTCAGGTATGACGGCCTACTTTGAGACCTCTACACAAAGGGATACTGAAAAACCAGGAGAACGTGGTGAGGGTTACTATGAGCTCAGTGCTGTCAGCCAGAAGAAGCCCTCAGAGGAGGTTCTGGAGGCCGATTCAGACATTAAAATAAGCGATTCAGCACCAGAACAGACAATGTCCAGTATAACGTTGATGAGTGACAGTGCCATGGACAAGCTAGAGGATCTCCCTAAGAGGAAGGATGTGTGTACTAGGCTGTCACCTGGCAAAttgtcattggaacacagaagtctTTCTCTGAATTTTGCTATTGGCTCAATGGGTCAAGCAGGAGAGCAAAACCAGTCGAAGCTCTCATCTCTTACAGAGGTCTCTTCCGGAAGCCTGGATGAAACCACAGGCTACCTTCCTGTAACCACCCCATTAGTAACATTAGAGAGACAGTTACTTCCTGTGACTCCAGAGATAgctctcccagtccctaccactgAAACCTCCACGGATCTACCTGAAGACACCACCGCTAAGACAATGTGTTCTCCTGAGTTGTCACTCTCACCCATGAAGCAACACTACACCCATTTGAATGACCCATCCAACGACCTTCCTGAGATGCTGGACCTAGCCGGTGTTAAGCCCAAACCCACCCTGGAGAAGAGGGAGCTGGACCAGCATAATAGAAGGAGGTCTGTCCCTGCCTGTCCATCTGCTGCTCTGGTGGGCAGTTCTCTGGCCAAGCTGGTGCTGGGGAACCAGCAGACGCCCAGGGtggtgggtggagaggagagCCAGCAGGAGGAGCGTGGTTACTGCGTGTTTAGTGAGTACTCTGGTCCCATGCCCTCGCCTGCCGATCTGCACAGCCCAGTGGGCTCCCCACACCAACGGTTCCCCACAGTGACTGAAGGGGACAGTGACGAGGAACTGGGAGCCATTGCGGAAGAGGGCGAGCAAAAGCTGGCACCGCAAAAAACAAACCAGGCAGAGGAATCGGTTGGAGGAACAGTTAAGCCAATTTCGGTGCTTGAAAGAGCTGTCACGGCAGGTGTCAAACCGGATCGTCTGAGGATCCCTGTGGCTCCATCCAAAGACAAACTGACAGAGTTCCGGCTGGAGAGCGGTCTTCCCGGGGACATCAAAACCCAAGCCATTCCTGAGGTAGAGTTGGAGCAGGACCTCTCCAGAGAAGCGTCCCCCATCCCACCAGACTTCGCATTTACTTTTGGCACTGAGGTGAAGGACACCAAGCTTTTTGCGACCTCTGAGGCTCCAGCAAAAAAGGCTGCCGCTGTGGAGGGAACCAGTAGAGTCAAAGTAGAGGTGGCGTCAGCAAGGATTGGGAAGAGTCAGAAGACTGGTCTTAAAAAGCCAGAGATGGAGAAAGTGGAGGAGACCTCAgacccagaccatcagactgctgttgAAGACTTACAGCCAAAGGATGTTcgaggactggagagagaaaagaaaaatgAACCCATGACATCATCACCTGAATCATTAGTGGAGATCATCAATGCGCAGGAGAAGAAGCGTGAAAGTGAACCAGAGATGTCAACAGTACCAGCGGAGGCTGTCGTTCCAAAAGAAGAGGCCAAGACCAAAGCTGAAGAAACATCACCAACACCCTCTAACGTGAGCACTGCAGATGTGGAGGAAGCCACAGAGCAACTAGAAGAGAAAAGTCCAGAGAAAAGTGTTTCTGGAAGTTCTCCAGTTATAGTCATACCTCAGGCACAagttgaggaagaggaggaggaagacgatATAGAAGTAGCTGAGGAAGTCTTGGAGGAAGTTGAAGGCCCTCCTGTGCTCCTCaaggagaaagagcaagagagtcACCCTATGGAGAAGCAGGAGGAGGTGGCAGAAGAGGTGAGGGTGGTGGGTGGGGCGGAGGAGGTGATTGTTGAAAATACTAAAGATTTGGAGTCTGCTGTTGCTGGGGATGATGAATCATGTGATGCTACTGCCCCAACCATTGATGAAGGGGATTATGCCGATCGCATCTCTCATCTATCTGCCTGCTCTGGAAACGACCAGCCACAAACCCTAGATGGaaaggaggcagagaaagagaataATAAAGTGGAGGATAAAGAAGGGGTGGTGctgcaggaagaggaggagtccGCTGAAGTGGGGCAGGAAGTTGAGATGAAGGCTTCCAGTCGCGAGGAGACGGAGACCTCAGACGTACTGCGGAGCCAGACCAGCGAGACCACCGCTCTCGATGAGACCACCATGGACGTCTCCATGTTAGACAGCGAGAGTGGCTGGGTGGACTCACAAG ATGATGACAGAAGTGTAATGACAGAGCAGATTGAAGCTCTGCCCAAAACACAGAGTCCTGTCAAGACTCCCCTGGTAGAGAGACCCTCTAATAAACGTCCCCCCGGCAGAGGACAGGGGCGCACCTCCACCCCCGAGCGCAAACTCAACCGCAGAGAGCCCGTCAGTCGTCGTCcaaaggaggaagagaagaagaaaaaag CGGGGACGAAGAGAACTGAACAGTGTAAGGTATCAGTCCTCCAGTGTCGCTCTCCCACTCGGAGGATTGTAGTCAAAGCTGCTACGTTCAGACAAGCTAGACCTGCTTCGCACCACGGCTCTGCTAGACGCAAGCCACCAG CCGCGGAGGACCAGCAGCCTCTTAATGTGACCCACCAATCCCGGGAAAGGACCTCT GAGGGTACCTACCGGACTCCAGAAAAGAGGTCCTCTCTGCCCAGGCCTGCCTCCTCCCTGCCCCGCCGTGCCCCCCCAGCAGAGCACGACAACACCAGCCCTGCCCCCCGCAGGCCCACCT TCGGCACAAACTCGTCGGCCCGTTCCCGTTCGGCTCGTAGCGGAGCCTCCACGCCTCACACCCCCGGCTCCACAGCGGTCACCCCAGGAACACCACCCAGCTACTCCTGCCGCACCCCTGGGAGTCGCACCCCCGGCAGCCACACACCCAAGTCTCTCAG CCTCCTCACTCAGGAGAAGAAGTTTGCTGTGATCCGCACACCGCCCAAGTCGCCCTCCACCACGCCCAAGCAGCTGCGCGTCCTCAACCAGCCCCTGCCTGACCTGAAGAACATCAAGTCCAAGATCGGCTCCACAGACAACATGAAGTACCAGCCCAAAGGAGGACAG GTCTTCATTCCAAGTGTTAAACTGGACTTTAGCCATGTCCAATCTAAGTGTGGCTCCCTGGACAAAATCCAGTACGCACCCACCGGGGGAAAC GTCCACATTACCACCAAGAAGATAGACCTGAGCCACATCACCTCCAAATGTGGATCAATGTCCAACATCCGTCACCGACCAG GGGGTGGTAACGTGCGCATTGAGAGTGTGAAGCTGGACTTCAAGGACAAGGCCGAGGCCAAAGTGGGCTCACTGGCCAACGCCAGTCACACCCCCGGGGGAGGACAAATCATG aTCGAGAGCCACAAGCTGACGTTCCGTGACACGGCCAAGGCTCGCGTGGACCACGGGGCAGACGTTATCACCCTGTCCCCAGGTGGCACCGGGGGTACATCCCCCCACCGTCTCAGCAACGTGTCTTCCACGGGTAGCCTCAACCTCCTGGACTGCCCCCAGCTGTCCACACTGGCCCAGGACGTCACCATGGCCCTGGCCAAGCAAGGCTTATGA